The Acidimicrobiales bacterium genome contains the following window.
GCCCACGGTCGAGGGCGTCCTCCACCAGCGGCGCGGGTAAGGCGGCGCCCAGGTCGACCAGCGTCCTCAGAGGGTTGGTGACCGGCACCGCCCCTCGACTCGTGGCATGCCCGGGAGCGAGGTCGCCCGAGCGGTGCACGATCACCCCCTGCGGTCGCGGGAGGCGTCGCCGGGGCACGCTGATCTCGACGACCTCGGTCTCGTGGAGGCCCCACATCCGGGCCGCCGTGCGGTGCGACGCCACCGCCCCCTCACCGCCGGCGAGGCACGCTGCCCGCACCCGCTGGTGCCAGGTGACCGGCGCGCCGGCTGCCCGGTACACCCCCGGCTGCACCCGCACGAGCCTGCCTGCATCACTCCGCCGGCGCAGCACGTGGTCGGCCATGCCATCGGCTCGGGCTTGGCCACGCCCCACGACGCCGTGCTGGCGCTCGGCCCGCTGCGCGACCCGCTTATCGACATCCACCATCGGTCTTCCTCCCGGTGTCGGGCTCTCCGCGCGCCGCCACGCGCCCCGGGGAAGACGTCGTCGATCATGCTCGACCGGGAAGAGGTCCGCCAGTCCCCGGTTCTCGGCACGTGGATGGTGCGCGGGCAGCAACGGATGTGCCGAGAACGGGTTGGTGGCCGGGCGCGCAGGGCGGCGAGCTGGCTGGCCCGCACGTGCCCTGCCGTTCTCGGCACGTGGATGGTGCGCGGGCGGCAACGGATGTGCCGAGAACGCTTCGGGTCAGGTGTGCAGGGCGGCGA
Protein-coding sequences here:
- a CDS encoding DUF559 domain-containing protein → MVDVDKRVAQRAERQHGVVGRGQARADGMADHVLRRRSDAGRLVRVQPGVYRAAGAPVTWHQRVRAACLAGGEGAVASHRTAARMWGLHETEVVEISVPRRRLPRPQGVIVHRSGDLAPGHATSRGAVPVTNPLRTLVDLGAALPAPLVEDALDRGLAARLVTVAGVEWMLNEVARRGRAGAGVMRSILDDRALGTEPPDGLLEPRMARLLRGTSLPPAEFQWTVLDAQGRFVARVDFAYPSHRLAIEVDGYEKRASPAAMRHDLRRQNALVALGWTVVRFTWVDVVRTPGRVAADITAALDAIRA